From a single Molothrus ater isolate BHLD 08-10-18 breed brown headed cowbird chromosome Z, BPBGC_Mater_1.1, whole genome shotgun sequence genomic region:
- the STOML2 gene encoding stomatin-like protein 2, mitochondrial → MLSRAGIRARPGLGLLQHSQQLKRAAWLAPAPCRWNSGLPMNIGVLFVPQQEAWVVERMGKFHRILEPGLNFLIPLLDRIRYVQSLKEIVINVPEQSAVTLDNVTLQIDGVLYLRVMDPYKASYGVEDPEYAVTQLAQTTMRSELGKLSLDRVFRERESLNASIVDAINQASDCWGIRCLRYEIKDIHVPPRVKESMQMQVEAERRKRATVLESEGTRESAINVAEGQKQAQILASEAEKAEQINKAAGEANAMLVKARAKAEAIQLLAAALAQQHGNAAASLSVAEQYVNAFSKIAKDSNTVLLPANTGDVTNMVAQALGIYTTLTKPQAVKTQDEMPPAREDSHSSATEVLKAEQGSSS, encoded by the exons ATGCTGTCGCGGGCGGGGAtccgggcccggcccggcctcggGCTGCTGCAG cactcccagcagctgaagcGTGCGGCATGGCTGGCCCCAGCTCCGTGCCGCTGGAACTCCGGGCTGCCCATGAACATCGGGGTGCTCTTTGTGCCGCAGCAGGAGGCCTGGGTGGTGGAGAGGATGGGCAAGTTCCACCGAATCCTCGAGCCT GGCTTGAACTTCCTCATCCCTCTCCTGGATCGGATTCGTTACGTCCAGAGTCTCAAAGAAATCGTCATTAATGTCCCAGAGCAGTCAGCTGTCACACTGG ATAACGTCACCCTGCAGATCGATGGTGTGCTCTACTTGCGGGTTATGGATCCCTACAAG GCCAGCTATGGGGTGGAAGATCCTGAGTACGCAGTGACCCAGCTGGCCCAGACTACTATGAGATCTGAACTTGGAAAGCTTTCCCTTGACAGAGTATTCCGG GAACGGGAGTCCCTCAATGCCAGCATCGTGGATGCCATCAACCAGGCTTCAGACTGCTGGGGCATCCGGTGTCTGCGCTATGAGATCAAGGACATCCACGTGCCCCCACGTGTGAAGGAATCCATGCAGATGCAG GTGGAGGCAGAACGACGGAAGCGAGCAACAGTGCTGGAGTCAGAGGGGACAAGGGAGTCAGCTATCAACGTGGCTGAAGGCCAGAAGCAGGCCCAGATTTTGGCATCAGAAGCTGAGAAGGCTGAACAAATCAACAAAGCTGCTG GAGAAGCCAATGCCATGCTGGTCAAGGCCAGAGCCAAGGCAGAGGCAATTCAGCTCctagcagctgctctggcacagcag catggcaatgctgctgcctccctgtcTGTGGCGGAGCAGTACGTGAACGCTTTCTCCAAGATTGCCAAAGACTCCAACACTGTTCTGCTGCCCGCCAACACCGGCGATGTCACCAACATGGTTGCACAG GCCCTGGGGATCTACACCACACTGACCAAGCCACAAGCTGTGAAGACTCAAGATGAGATGCCTCCAGCCCGCGAGGACTCCCACTCTTCTGCCACAGAGGTGCTGAAGGCAGaacagggcagctccagctaA
- the ATOSB gene encoding atos homolog protein B, with amino-acid sequence MRHIHTETPLPPERSTEPSLSRPRGETPLEPSSQCCTHRSILMGYNETEIKRQKVYQVSIFSHLSSSSESTEQRAGTRPAVKRGYPEQRTLEGGRDPKRTHWGDRGVDGGPGQPSLDDDDTFEDGLLVEELSLCGSAQHFSHSGLRVVEHRCEGSPRHSPKASREDKSQDVSFSSFSSSSSSSSSSSWPQHIACSTLHMRDSCPVSSGDQPIDYGENGEPSSGHNVLHLELHSIAQTTQLDPGGKREKPGSSPAHTSRASGEVEGPAVANGCRESPVPQRALSPEPSNLSSQEMTPCGSSQLSSTCPAKRKLLPAGEVMADSCSEDESLSPPARKKRVLPCHPVPTACRSTDAKGAPFWNHLLPAVKSSSDCTAVGRRLKSGLRLKSRHLRTSLRRGTRSPTVPWATTTVSHALLGNFEESILKGRFAPSGRIEGFTAEIGASGSYCPQHVTLPVDVTYFDISEHSVPSPFLGVIDLEALGKKGYSVPKAGTIQVTLFNPNKTVVKMFLVTYDFQDMPANHMTFLRHRIFLVPVGEEEGSTVAPSDPLGTSPPRRVLCYLMHLRFHSSKSGKIYLHDDIRLLFSRKSIEVDSGIPYELKSFTEMPRNPCYSPRA; translated from the exons ATGCGGCACATCCACACAGAGACGCCTCTGCCCCCGGAGCGCAGCACGGAGCCCAGCCTGTCCCGGCCCAGGGGGGAGACACCCTTGGAGCCTTCCTCGCAGTGCTGCACCCACCGCAGCATCCTCATGGGCTACAATGAGACAGAGATCAAGCGCCAGAAGGTTTACCAGGTGTCCATCTTCTCCCatctctccagctcctctgagAGCACGGAGCAGCGGGCAGGCACCCGGCCAGCGGTCAAGAGGGGATACCCCGAGCAGCGAACTCTGGAGGGGGGACGAGATCCCAAACGAACTCACTGGGGTGACAGGGGGGTGGATGggggccctgggcagccttccCTGGATGATGATGATACCTTTGAAGATGGTCTGCTGGTGGAGGAGCTCTCCCTTtgtggctctgcccagcactTCTCCCACAGTGGGCTGCGGGTAGTGGAGCACCGCTGTGAGGGCAGCCCTAGACACAGCCCCAAGGCAAGCAGAGAGGACAAGTCACAGGAtgtctccttctcctccttctcctcctcctcctcttcctcctcctcctcctcctggccccAGCACATTGCTTGCAGTACTTTGCACATGAGAGACAGTTGCCCTGTCTCATCAGGGGATCAGCCGATAGACTATGGAGAGAATGGGGAGCCGTCAAGTGGCCACAATGTACTTCACCTTGAATTGCACAGTATTGCACAAACAACCCAGTTGGACCCTGgtgggaagagagagaagccagggagcagcccagctcacaCCAGCAGGGCTAGTGGAGAAGTGGAAGGGCCAGCAGTGGCCAATGGGTGCAGGGAGTCCCCAGTCCCACAGAGAGCgctcagccctgagcccagcaacCTGAGCTCCCAGGAGATGACACCCTGTGGGAGCAGCCAactcagcagcacctgcccagcCAAAAGGAAGTTGCTGCCCGCTGGTGAGGTTATGGCCGACTCCTGCTCTGAGGATGAGAGCCTGTCCCCACCAGCAAGGAAGAAGAGGGTCCTGCCATGCCAtcctgtgcccacagcctgcCGCAGCACCGATGCCAAGGGAGCTCCGTTCTGGAATCACCTGCTTCCTGCAGTCAAG AGCTCTTCAGATTGCACTGCGGTCGGGAGGAGGCTGAAGAGTGGGCTGCGTCTCAAATC GCGACATCTCCGGACCAGCCTCCGGAGGGGCACTCGGTCCCCCACAGTGCCCTGGGCCACCACCACTGTCAGCCATGCTCTGCTGGGCAACTTTGAG GAGTCCATCCTGAAGGGGCGCTTTGCACCATCGGGGAGGATCGAGGGTTTCACGGCAGAGATCGGTGCCAGTGGCTCCTACTGTCCCCAGCATGTCACCCTGCCTGTCGACGTCACCTACTTTGACATCTCTGAACACAGCGTGCCCTCGCCTTTCCTG GGAGTGATTGACTTGGAGGCCTTGGGAAAGAAGGGTTACAGTGTCCCCAAAGCTGGAACCATCCAAGTG ACCTTATTTAACCCCAACAAGACTGTGGTGAAGATGTTCTTGGTGACATACGACTTCCAGGACATGCCGGCCAACCACATGACCTTCCTACGCCATCGCATCTTCCTGGTGCCCGTGGGGGAGGAAGAGGGGTCCACAGTGGCCCCCAGTGACCCACTGGGCACCAGCCCACCCCGCAGGGTCCTCTGCTACCTGATGCATCTAAG GTTTCACAGCTCCAAGTCAGGGAAGATCTACCTTCACGACGACATTCGGCTGCTTTTCTCCCGCAAGTCGATCGAGGTGGATTCGGGGATCCCCTACGAACTGAAATCCTTCACAGAGATGCCACGGAACCCCTGCTACTCACCCCGGGCCTGA